The nucleotide window TTAGACTTGAAAATAAACTCGCTCCTCCTGCAACAtgggaaaaatatttgaatagGAATGAACGTTTAACTTAGAgaataagatattgattttaaatataattcctaTAATTACCTAAATCTAATGTATTCCTATGTATGAAATGCAACACGTTCACATAGTTCAAACAATTCAATCAATATttgcacaaaagataatttggagcacgcatgcacccatgtgtcacatcaatacatatatgggagctgatcccctatacagttctcttaatccaatacctgccaCTGAGGTTAACTCAAGCCGGTAATAATCCATGTGCGGGGgccaacgagatcaactcaaagttgtgctcacctcgacttatccatatataaggatcgggTCTCAGTGAGTTAAGTTTCAGCCATGACTACTtatcctatccatatccatatccatgCCATACTCACACTAACACACACATACAGAGCTCCAAGTTATCTTAAGGCAACATCCATAAACAAATTCAATAACATATGTAGCAAAGGAGCATGCCTAACtaattatatacatacatataagtgaatgcatgagtatgccttgaatataaattaataatattgaaattacaaatgaaatcaatatccaactcacaaACTGATCGACTCGATTGCAATTGGTCCGGCTGAAGAGAAGAAAGGTGAGCCGGCACCAATAAACTATACAGACACAATGACCTCTATCAATTTATctataaaattaactaattaatttaattaaagaagcaaGAATAATTCCTACGGTCttatcaaaatttcggcagaatctTTCCTATAACTGAACTTAACCCTCCTGTAAGAAAACGCAGCAACAATAACACACAGGGTTTCAGGCCCACAATAACAATTATAATGCCCATCTAGGGCTTACATGAAACCCAATCTAGGTCCAATCTTCCAAACTCCAGCTTGGATTCCTAACTCTTTTGcagtccaaataattatttttagcacttcaaaaattataaaaatattcttgaAAGTCCTCCACATTGTCCTTGCATTAATTAAagtcattttacttaattttactaaatcaggaatattttacagatttaacCAGTTAACTAAATCAAGATACAAACTACACAACTTGAGTTGGGGACTACCTTTACAAATTTTGCTACTTGGAACGTGTCCAGAACATctaaaaatgctaggattgattGCAATATTGACTATGTTTTGGGACGGATAGCTAGACAGCCAAATTAGGTCGGAAACTCGATCCCAGGAGTTGTTGAGCTATCATCGATCCGAGTATATATCTGAGATCCCATAAGTTACTGGTCACAGATCCACTGACGGTTCATCAAAATTCTACTTTGATCGCTCGATATCAACCGATTTAGTTTAGGCCATTCGATGAGCATCTACTCCATTTGATCTCTGATCAAGACGTAATTGGTGTCAAAACGAAGCTTCAAGAGTGTAGATCATGATCCCCAGGTCTGATCGTCTAAACTGATCACCATTTGATCAAGATCTAGCTGGAAAGTCACGAAAACTCGAAATTTCTCTTCTCATGATCTCACTCATCTGACCACCAAATGTTGCAAAATTGGTCTCAAAAGAAAACTCATGGAATatgctttccaacgccaccaaaCACGTCTTGATCGGACTTCAAATGAAGCCAAAATGGCACTTGGAACATTCCTCCTCTGCGCACGCGTTAAAGGAGAAAATCCTTCCATTTGCGCTACTGCTGGCTACTCCTCCAGCCAACAGGCAGCTCGCCAACATCACTTGGGTGGTGGGGCTCCTCCCCGGCCGTTGTTGGTGGCTGAAGACTCGCTGGCCATAAGAAGAGAGGGAGGAATAAGGTTatgggagagagaggagagaaagaGGGAGGGGGAGAGAGAAAAAGTTTTtgattctttctttttttttttttaacttttaattacatAATAACCCTTAATCTTTTCCATATTTTTCAACTAAGTCTAAAATTCCTTTCAATTGGATCCCAAAAtacaaatatatgtataattaaataataaaataaaatataaaataaataatattgatcataataacaataataatcaaattaataacaattaaatCAAATCTTAGAACCAAGGTtaacaataatgaaataatatattttgttaattgattttatattaatatttaatactaatcatttaaattaaaattatactattaaataatttgtaaaatatatttagaaacaacattaaaaaatatatatataaatgaaagtattacaaaattataaattagttagacaatagtaaaataatatttaagtactatatataaagaaaatataaaatttatattttaaaattcaagttattacaCATAATGGTATTTTGCAAtggaaaatgataaaataaataaaagaagcaTAAAATAAGATGAACAATAGAAAAACCCATATGAAGAAAGCCCAAAATTTCTAAAAATCTTAGCTATAACATCACTCTTATAGAAGAAATCCAAAGTTGGCGTCCTTtcatcttccttcttcttttattctacttattcttttttttttttagttgtcTTTTTATCCCTTCTTATAGCTTAAAATGAGAAAAAGATGTATTTATATGTCTCCAAAAGTGCACCGTAGAATAGACTAAAAGAGATAAAGACAAAAGATATAACAGATGTGAGGTATGAAGATTTTTTTACGTAAAAAATGCTATCAGCGTATTCCAACATGCCCTGTGTTGAATTCAATAATTTTCAACATGCCCCATATGGACTTCTATTCATTGACTCTTAACTATGCATGCCCTacaacatgaggcatgttaaaGCTCTTGAAAATCTCAGCTAGCGTGTTCCATTAAGCAtatttttttcacttttcttataaatttaagattccaaatcattttgaatttcTCTCATTTGTACTTTTTTGCCTTCAAATCATattaaaacctattaaaaacatcaaaatttcaaaaatcaaatataaaataactaaaattaacaaattaactaaaataaagactaaaagtataaaattactaaattaaaaagacaaaatggatACAAAACTACCTtaaaatacttatataaaatGAGTTTATCGCATGTTAGttattttgtaaaaattaatggttaattagatAAAAATTGAATGGAATGTCATAACATAAAAAGTGAaggactaaattatttaattttaaaaatataaaaataaaattatagattTCAGTAAATCTCAGAAGTATATGATAATTTACCCTTTAATTTGCTACCTCATTAGGCTAGTCTATCTTTGCTCACCATGAAGTATTCGAGTGTACCTGTTGTGCTAGAGTTTGGATACTTGTCCTGCCCATATGGCTTTAGGGAGGTTTCTTTCACCTCTTCTGACCCCGTTATTTGTGGATTATTGTAATTGCCATTTTACTACCATCATTCTAGATCAAAGTTTTTCTACCTGTATGCTTATTCTACTTGATTTGCTTTAATTGTTTCTTACAAAATTTTGATCTTTATAGTCATTACTGATTAGTTTGAGAAAACTTAAAGAAAAACTAAAGGGTATGTTGGGATTTGGGATAGGAATTGGGAAATTGATTGTGGTTTATTTCACACTTACCAAGTCTTACGTTATTagcttctaattttttttttacggtTTTTATAATACATACCaatattaattttcatttaatacagATCATTTGTATgaagaattataattttaatagtaaATTATATGAAAATTTGTGTTGAATAGTGCAAATTATATTCAACTATTAAAAAATCCATTTATTTTTTAAACAGTTGAGTTCATATGGAAATTGCAAATGAATATGAGTTTCGACGTGGCATCTGTCAATTGCTTAAAAAAAATGCTCACgaggatgatgatgatggtgcgAACGCCAAGGATATTGAAAATCTTGTGAGCCTAGGTTTGTCAATGTCAATAACAACGACAGGATCAGTATGCATCTTCGAAATCCCTGACATTCCTCGTGGCCAAAACCAAAAAGCCTATGTTCCCATTGCATTCTCAATTGGGCCCCGGCATCACGACAGTCCAAAGCTAAGCGCCAATGATAAATTGAGAACACTGTATACGCGAGACCTCATTTCCAAAGACAGGAACCCCAAGGCTACATTGACGGAGTTGTCAAAAACTAATTTGTACTCCTCATCTACTGAGTTTTGCCAGAAGGTTCAGGAGTGTTATCCACAACATTTTCATCTAGAGTTTTATATTCGTCCGTATCTATTTTTCGATGGTTGCTTTATCATCGAATTGCTTCATAAGTTCCAGGATCAGAACCGTAGGGATCCGGATGATCCGGTTTTCTCTTATATGCTCCAGTTTCTATACCATGACTTGATATTGCTACAAAACCAAATACCCTGGTTTGTGCTTGAAGATATTTTTGATAGGACCAGTGGGATCAATGACAAGCCACTTCTTTGGCATGTTAGTGCACTTCTTAAACGAATTTTCCCAATTGCATTTGTACCAGCTAAGGGAAATCTACCCAGCCAACAACCCAAGCATATTCTTGACCTCTTGAGGATATGGCTGGTTTCCCCAATTGAAGAAGAAACAAGGCAAAATATAGTTGTGCAAAGAGATGATGTATTAGCATATGGGGGGTGGAAACCCATTCCTCCTGCAACATTTCTTCGGAAGGCCGGAGTCAAACTCAAAAGAAAATCAAAGGCTGACAGCATTTTGCAGGTAACATTTCGAAATGGCTATCTGGAAATCCCCCCTCTTGAATTTCGACAAGGTACAGAAGCTATCTTTCGGAACTTAATCTGCTTGGAGCAGTGTTTGAGCAACTGCCCCCATGGAATTACTTCTTATGTGGCACTTATGGGATGCCTCATCAACAGTACCATGGACTTCGATTTACTCTGTGAGGCTGGAATTTTTGATAACTGGAAGAATCCTGAGGATGTCTCCAATTTCTTCAATAAGGCAATCTACCCTGGTGCTTATGTCAAGGATTACTACTATCTTGAGCTTAGTAAGCAAGTGAATGAGTATTGCCACCGCGGGTGTCCTAGGTTGCTGGCAATTTTTCGCAATGAATTCACCCCTCCATGGGCGATCATCTCACTGATTGTTGCTGGCTTCCTCTTCATTTTTACCCTGCTGCAGACTGTTTGCCATAATGAATAAATAGGTATGCGTAGACCTCTTTCCTTATCCCTCTTGACTGCATATCTGGGGCATAGTGGGATAATGTTTCAAAAGAGAGAGAGACTGAATTACTACAAGTTTGTGCAATCGTAGATCTTGGAGTTACTTCTTTGTGGAGAATTATTGTATAAATCAGAGAGCACTACTTAGAAATACAAAAGCAAAGGATAGTTATCCACTATCCATGATGTCTATGTGAAGAGACCTCTAAGAGTGCATTGCTAATGTATTATGTTGTTGctgttttaaaattatttatcataaAATTACTATTTGAAAAAGTGCTTATCTGTTtgataataaaatgaaaaattatagtTAATAAAAAAACTATTTATTTTGTGTTTAGTTAAAATTGTTATTGTTAGAGGCAAAATGATTAAAAAAgacaataattataaatatattattttaattttattaacgaTTTaccatttattttatttctattgatttttttttataattatattcaatCTATATAATGAAaagtatttaatttaaaaatttttttattggtgAAATATCAATaagcatcaatatcattcatcgatatttataaaataatatcaatCTAATACTTCTTTCACTTGATTGTATATTTATTACAACTAATTTCTACataatattaaattgaaaaaatattaataaacatcTATAACAATAATCaactatatttataaattataatatttggtGATTAACAAAATGTTTCTCCACGAAGGGATTTTTTCTTTTTACAATTAGCTTTTCTTTTTTACAAGATCTACATATAATTAAGTTGATGCTACTTTTGAGCAATTAGGGCagtagaaaattttaatttcaaagacTTAAGGGGTgggagaaaatttttattttgtataattattatacatacaacgatttaattataattattaattatggtgAGACCCACTACAATTAACAGTTATAATAAAACTATTATACATATAtcgattttattatataatttttcagcGGAGAGGTGTGATACTCTTAAACATGCATGTAGCTCCACCCCTTCTATCAAGGGATTCTCAACTCTCGCCAGAAAATTGTAAATGCTAAATTATATAGGTTATTCTACTAGCATATAATTGACAAACGCAGAGTGAACATTTGGTGAACTGAACCTCTACCTCTAGGCTTGAGGTTTTCATATGCTCGTATGTTTGCAGATATGTGTATAAAATTGAGCAAGTGAATAAAAAGAAACTAGAACAAGTAGATGGGTTTTGCCAGCCCCTTCGGCTTATGCCAATGCTAATTTGCTATCTAAGTTCATCAAATTTAGTTCTGCCTTCTGTATTATTAACGAATACCACTTCTCCTATCCAAAATAGAGATGAAGTTAGCTTCTGAATATGCTAACTATGGCACTTTAAGTGCAGTAGAGTTCTGAtgaatattttaagaaaatataagCGTCAAGGCCCAAATATaagtaaatataaaaatatctaAACTGAAAATGGTTTCAATTTTCTAGTATACGACAAGAAAGAAAGTTCATCTGAGAGGGAAGAAAGTGGGGGTATGAGAGAGGCAAGAAAGAGAATATCAAATTACCTTTACTGTATTTACTCTGATTAATGTTAGTTTGAACAAATTTTACGAAAATAAAATTAGTAAAATATAGGActtttcaattaaaatattataacagAATAATTATTAAGATATATTACTTTagtcaataaaaatattataaataaaatactataaatatagtataaaaatatgaatatttaattttacaaattaaattttattatttaataaaagttATTATCaaaatatcttaaatttttttaattatttctaaaatcaaatatataattttattcttgaattttttaaaaaaatctcattacatcttaaatttttaaaatatttcattatacactttaatttaataaaattgaaattaaaatgtcCTTGTGACCTCtgaatatgaaaattaaaatacaatCGTGTTggtataaaattttttaagttgaTATGATAAATTAtagtaaaaaatataataaattaattagtgaTAAATGAGGCAGTTGTCGATAGGCACATGAGGGAGGGAGGATCGAATCAGGGACTTGCCCCTAGTTCATTGTGCCCTTGCTACTGGACCCAAGGCAGGTGAGCCACCTAAGACATTCAAGTAGTGGTTTTAGGACCTTAATACTGACGTGAAGTAAGATGGCAGTTCCCTATCACGTGGATTTTAGAAAGAAGTAGGAGAGCAGTCAGCAAATTTTGATCATTAAGTTCAAAGGATTGATGTGTGACATTTTGGGCATGATGAAGCATGCACTCTTTTTGTTGAAGCTCCTTTCTGATACGTATTATTTTGACGATCTTTATGTACCATGCATTACCAGTAAGAATTTTGTATTAATGCATATTTTGTGGGCTGAGCCTATTCTGTTGGTACTATGAACTTGAAATGTAAGGCCCACGTTTTACTTTGTTTCCACATAACATAAATGATGTATGATAATGAATGATGTCAGGCCTACTATGGCCAATATATTTATGTTCATGTTTATGTGAAAGATGTGAAATGCATTTGCTAAATTTTTAGGTCAAATGGAAATATTTTATGTTACATGAATCATAATGCCAAATGATATATGCATATGGATAAGTCATAAGGTATACATTTTATGCTTGTTTCGAATTTTGGACCTTAAGTTTATCCGTTCCTTAACTCTAATTAATTTTGGGCCATTAAAATAtcaatttaagaattaaattgtatttaaatatcaaaattttaaaaattaaaagtgtGATCTAATTCAATATAAAAGTACATTGTATGGTTATTATCAGAAGGTGAGATCATTTAGAAGTGATTATTGAAAATGTAAGGtatatttgaattttaaaaaaataataataaaaaaatcccattaatttaatagtaattttgaaaaaaaaatgcaGTGATTAATtcacattaattaaaaatattatttttaatattaaaataatgataatgcttgattctCAATAGGCTCCATTGCAGGTGTAACGGCCAGGGTATTACGAGTGATTAAATTTAAGAATATAAATGAAGTAAATAAAGGAGAGCTTGATAATTTTTCTCCAAAATAGCTCCAACTTATTTTATTAAACTTGAGTCCTTTAATATATAAATGAATcagatttaaatttgatttattaatgTATTACACAAATGAGTTAAATTTGAGCTAGTAATATACTAgaaaaaaaatttgaagtttaaaaaaaaaaaaaaaaaacatagtccatgagaatttaatataattttaatttaatcagaATCCCATTAACATTCATTTATTAATTCTATACTATGCAATAAGAGTGGAAACCTTTCACACAAACTTCATGTGGGAGAAAGCATCTCAGCATGGTAAGATAATATTCATCATACAACATGATTAATACAAAAGCTTCAGTTGTTTATTGAAAGAATGGTTCGCTTGCCTTTACCTTGCTTGGGATCGAATCTAAATGGagtataatatgtttttttttttttttttgagaatctAAGTCTCCCATtagaaatgaataaaaattaaagggTGAATGTAAGTGGTTGAGTTACAACATTTACTTGATtagtcattttgatgtgtaaaaTAATCTAATTACTTAAATAAgtcaatattaaaataaattaaaatgtaatttgaCCAGCACTCTTAATACATATCCACAAGTGCACGGATTTATATAAGTAATAAAGTGTGAGTAGAGCATCATTCCCACGATGATTGTCTTTAATTACCAAAATTTATGttaattttactaatatttagactatcaaattaaattgaattaaaaaaaattgagctACAAATGGAATTAACTAATATtgaaaattaactaaaaaaagcAATGAACACTTTGggtttaaaatcaaataaaagtaGCTAGGTTTATTGATTTCACTTgactcaaaaattaatctcaattaattttatcTAATAATCAATTTTAACTACTCTTGCAAGGTTAATAATAAAAAACATTTAATAATCCCTTCTAGGCATCATCAAATCTTCCAATTAAAGAATTAATTCCTATTTCCCAATAGAgaattacttaattaattggaataataagaaAAAGACTATTTCAACAAAACTCCATAAACCCAATCTTAGTTTTCACTCTTAATTGAAGTCTATGATAGTTGTTATCAAATCAAACTCATGACCATGTTTTTGAACCATAGATTATAAATCTAACatcattcaattatttgatcaagatACTCAAaagtattaaactcaaaagtgataACTATTAGCAAAGTAGAGAAAATTAGATCAAAATCTAGAGATTAAATAAAGTCAAACTATATCAAATCCCTAGCTTAAGAATTTAGCCATTCATTTTCTCAAGTATCAactcaaaatcaataaaattaaatccaAACATCAAATTAATAAATGagtttaaataaaagaaaagaaaagaataaaaagaataaaCTCTAAGTGACTCTAACCTCCAAATGTTCCAAGAAAACTCTCTCCAATTTCTTGCTCTTCTCAACAATGAAATTTTCTAGAGTGTTTGGGTGCTAAGAGAGctcttaa belongs to Hevea brasiliensis isolate MT/VB/25A 57/8 chromosome 4, ASM3005281v1, whole genome shotgun sequence and includes:
- the LOC110649790 gene encoding UPF0481 protein At3g47200, producing the protein MEIANEYEFRRGICQLLKKNAHEDDDDGANAKDIENLVSLGLSMSITTTGSVCIFEIPDIPRGQNQKAYVPIAFSIGPRHHDSPKLSANDKLRTLYTRDLISKDRNPKATLTELSKTNLYSSSTEFCQKVQECYPQHFHLEFYIRPYLFFDGCFIIELLHKFQDQNRRDPDDPVFSYMLQFLYHDLILLQNQIPWFVLEDIFDRTSGINDKPLLWHVSALLKRIFPIAFVPAKGNLPSQQPKHILDLLRIWLVSPIEEETRQNIVVQRDDVLAYGGWKPIPPATFLRKAGVKLKRKSKADSILQVTFRNGYLEIPPLEFRQGTEAIFRNLICLEQCLSNCPHGITSYVALMGCLINSTMDFDLLCEAGIFDNWKNPEDVSNFFNKAIYPGAYVKDYYYLELSKQVNEYCHRGCPRLLAIFRNEFTPPWAIISLIVAGFLFIFTLLQTVCHNE